The genomic DNA AGGACGGTATGCTTTCCGTTCATGGCTTCCCATACGGATGCAGCAGTGGCGAACCCCTCGCAAATGAAGACAGGTCCGTCAGCACCAGATCCTTTGATGGAGAAAAACCCCCCCCTGACTTTTCCATCAGTCAGGAATCTCTTGTTGCCACCATCATCAATGGTCTGATAACTTTGAATTTTACCGTCAGCATTAATGACTTTGAGCAGCAGTTTGTTGTTGTGCAGTCTCGCTCCACAAGGTTTGATATTTTTCTTTATAAGGTAGGGACAATCAGCAGGAGCAGGCCCGGCATTGTTCCAGATGGTTTCAGCTTCGGCCGCTGCATCTTCAGCAAGTCTTGACCGTTCAACTTCAGCTTTTTCCTTAGCTGCCCTGACCCACTCTCTTTGTTGATCAGTAAGCTTGGCTCCGTTTTGGCTGTGCCATGTCAGGTAAGATTCAGGGTTTCTCCAGTCGCCATAAAACCCCGCCTGGAGCCCGTCTCCATGTTCAAATAGGCAATAATACCCGGCTTTGTCCTGGCTCTTGTCAGAGGTTGCGAACCTGTGGATTTTGCCATCAGGAATTATTTCTTCCGGCCCATAACCAATCCCGTCGATGATAGCGTTTTGAAAATCATGCATTTCGCACCTCCGAATTGAGCCAGGAGGCAACCTCAACCGCTTTCGGGTGTCCATCATGCTTGTCGGGATGACATAGGAAGATTAAATCTCTGTATTTGGCTTTGAGTTTGGAAGGAATGTCGCTCTGACGAGTTCCATTTGCTGTCATGAAGCCGATCTCGGTGCGCAGGTTGTTGTTCTCAATCTGTAAATCACGAACCTTTGCAATCAGTGCCCGCAGCATTGATTCGTGATCCGATGAATTAGCGTGCTGCTTCTGC from Desulfonatronovibrio magnus includes the following:
- a CDS encoding J domain-containing protein; the encoded protein is MMKKYCIDCGRGFWAERGETWKVRCISCWKQQKEQKQHANSSDHESMLRALIAKVRDLQIENNNLRTEIGFMTANGTRQSDIPSKLKAKYRDLIFLCHPDKHDGHPKAVEVASWLNSEVRNA